A DNA window from Onychostoma macrolepis isolate SWU-2019 chromosome 13, ASM1243209v1, whole genome shotgun sequence contains the following coding sequences:
- the LOC131552381 gene encoding uncharacterized protein LOC131552381: MIDPRPDLNVRPFLHVIMMSMKWVLCCHKDSYLNQQSVARSRIAPKRLHSMPRLELCAALTGAQLSRLLERELTLPISQTTFWTDSTTVLSWLHSESCRFKVFVGTRVAEIQELTDRLSWRYVDSAKNPADDLTRGKKLEELAEPNQWSHGPPFLLQSPDKWPTPPTTVVDECHTELRKSIFCGVNTTIPDKNPYLPDVHQYTTWRELVDATVQKLQGAAGNSRALSADDYRTAEILILRRAQQDSFTEEFSLLQNGKPVQRNSRLLALSLELDKTDELIKVGGRLRRSEDLDPAAVHPIILDHRHPTTKLLIQDYDSRLSHPGPERVFAEIRRKFWILRGREAIRRYQHTCTDCRRWKSSPQVPKMADLPIARLRLYKPAFYSTGMDCFGPFVVKVGRRTEKRWGIIFKCLTTRCVHLEILTNMNSDSFLMALRRFIARRGTPAELFSDQGTNFRGGEREMREALTELSPELQLQLAKHKIQFHFNPPGAPHFGGTWEREIRSVKTALYRVVGSQTVTEEVLHTVLLEVEGMLNAKPLGYVSSVPKDLDPVTPNVLLMGRRDGSLPQVVYPKSELLSRRRWRHSQVLADQFWSSFIKNYLPSLQSRQKWYSTSTDINLGSVVLMVDPQLPRAYWPIGRVTKVYPSADGHVRTVDVKINDRTYTRPVARLIVLSGIQEDENSSQVLN; this comes from the coding sequence ATGATAGATCCTCGACCAGACCTAAACGTCAGACCCTTCCTCCACGTCATTATGATGAGTATGAAATGGGTTTTGTGCTGCCACAAAGACAGTTATCTGAATCAACAATCAGTAGCCCGTTCAAGAATTGCACCTAAACGACTGCACTCAATGCCCAGACTGGAGCTCTGTGCTGCCCTCACAGGAGCCCAACTTAGTAGATTGCTAGAACGAGAGCTTACCCTGCCAATCAGCCAAACTACTTTCTGGACCGACTCAACCACGGTCTTGTCCTGGTTACACTCGGAGTCCTGTCGATTTAAGGTTTTCGTTGGCACTCGAGTGGCAGAAATTCAGGAGCTTACTGATCGACTTTCATGGCGATATGTTGACTCAGCGAAAAATCCTGCGGATGACCTCACCAGAGGTAAAAAGCTAGAAGAACTGGCTGAGCCTAACCAGTGGAGCCACGGGCCACCCTTTCTTCTTCAAAGCCCAGACAAATGGCCGACCCCACCAACAACAGTAGTGGACGAGTGTCACACAGAACTTCGCAAGTCTATATTCTGTGGAGTCAATACGACCATACCTGACAAGAATCCCTACCTACCAGATGTGCATCAGTACACCACTTGGAGGGAACTTGTAGATGCAACCGTACAGAAGCTTCAAGGGGCGGCAGGTAACAGCAGAGCTCTTAGCGCTGATGACTACCGTACAGCCGAGATTCTTATCCTGAGACGGGCACAACAGGATAGCTTCACAGAGGAGTTCAGCCTACTGCAGAATGGGAAACCAGTCCAAAGAAATAGCCGTCTACTTGCGCTGTCTCTAGAGCTGGACAAGACAGATGAACTCATTAAGGTTGGTGGCAGATTGCGACGATCTGAAGACTTAGACCCAGCCGCTGTGCATCCCATCATCCTGGATCACCGCCATCCCACCACTAAGCTTCTAATCCAAGACTACGATTCTCGACTCAGCCACCCTGGCCCGGAGAGAGTGTTTGCGGAGATCCGCCGCAAGTTTTGGATCTTACGAGGTCGAGAAGCCATTCGACGATATCAGCATACCTGCACAGACTGTCGACGATGGAAATCAAGCCCTCAAGTTCCAAAGATGGCAGACTTACCTATAGCACGCCTACGCCTTTATAAGCCAGCATTTTACTCGACGGGGATGGACTGTTTCGGGCCCTTTGTAGTCAAGGTGGGCAGGCGCACCGAGAAGAGGTGGGGAATCATATTTAAATGCCTTACAACCAGATGTGTACATCTAGAGATCCTCACCAATATGAATTCCGACTCTTTCTTGATGGCCTTGAGGAGGTTCATCGCCAGAAGAGGGACACCAGCTGAGTTATTCTCCGACCAGGGAACAAATTTCcgaggaggagaaagagagatgcGAGAGGCACTTACTGAACTGTCCCCAGAACTCCAACTCCAGCTTGCCAAACATAAGATACAGTTTCACTTCAACCCACCTGGCGCACCCCACTTCGGCGGAACGTGGGAAAGGGAAATTCGCTCTGTGAAAACTGCCCTTTACAGAGTAGTAGGAAGTCAAACTGTCACTGAGGAAGTGCTCCATACTGTTCTCCTGGAAGTAGAAGGCATGTTGAATGCTAAACCATTGGGATATGTGTCCTCGGTCCCTAAGGACCTTGATCCGGTGACtccaaatgttttattgatggGGCGGCGGGACGGATCCTTGCCTCAAGTAGTGTACCCCAAATCCGAACTCCTGAGCAGACGCCGATGGAGACATTCCCAGGTTCTGGCTGACCAGTTCTGGTCTAGTTTCATTAAGAACTATCTCCCAAGCCTACAGTCCCGCCAGAAATGGTATTCCACCTCGACAGATATAAACCTAGGATCTGTAGTATTGATGGTGGACCCTCAACTGCCGAGAGCGTACTGGCCCATCGGACGTGTCACCAAAGTTTACCCCAGTGCTGATGGACACGTAAGGACGGTAGACGTAAAGATCAACGACAGAACCTACACTAGACCTGTAGCAAGGCTGATTGTTCTCTCAGGTATTCAAGAAGATGAGAACAGTTCCCAAGTACTGAACTAA